In the genome of Gemmatimonadaceae bacterium, one region contains:
- a CDS encoding TonB-dependent receptor — protein sequence MSSESFAVRSSAALTVLALSLLSPLSLAAQSSGTISGRVLDTQGAPLQGAAISLAGTTRGAIVRSDGSYRLTAPVGRYEIRARLLGYTPHSDSVTVSAGGAVTKSFTLDRAATSLEAVSVIGTRGEERTVIDAPVPIDVLSSLEVRSTGRTETSQMIQALAPSFNVPRTTLGDATDNVRPATLRGLSPDQALVLVNGKRRHVSAVVNINGFVGRGSEAVDLNAIPAGMIDHIEILRDGAAAQYGSDAIAGVINIVLKSTAPGDITGQVGEYSTEEPQVANFTSPTYKHDGKLFYANADHGWTFGQNGYVFLGGEIRDRGYTNRAAPDTRIQYFQNQQPNNPDLPVPGGVDFKIGDSYQHDDLGWLNAGTTLANGIQLYAFGGLSHNFGDAFGFWRRPRDANNFRAIYPNGFLPEEQPVIWDGSGFVGMKGQALGWDYDLSTGYGRDVFDMHIVNSVNVSLGSASPTSFYAGQLAFGQSTTNLDVFRDFKPGFAPLHAAWGLELRDDQYKVGAGQLESYEIGTVHIIDSTGAQTTAPAAAGSQVYPGYQPQDAGNHSRTNVAGYVDLSSDLTSKLLIDLAGRAEHYSDFGSTTTGKIAGRYEPIHGVAFRGAVSSGFRAPSLGQEYFSNTAINFVGNPAVPVEIRTFPVSSPVAQILHAKPLRPEKSMNYSAGVALEPLRSLSLTVDYYRIDLKDRIALSNNFTSTAVIDTLSAHGVTDVQGARYFTNAVDSRTNGLDVIGSYGWSLTRTALLRLTAAYNGNWTRVTRVDSSAILPGQGNALFSRVDQARLEKGNPRNNVVLSANLGVGRFGIDLRNQRFGEVTSFGTTPAGDQTWSPKWVTDASVSYGPVTHATITLGSDNIFNAYPDATITPNTNSGILPYSGISPFGINGRFVYAKLAYGW from the coding sequence ATGTCATCGGAGTCGTTCGCCGTCCGCTCGAGCGCTGCACTCACGGTTCTTGCGCTCTCCCTCCTCTCTCCACTCTCACTCGCGGCGCAATCTTCCGGCACGATTTCCGGCCGCGTCCTCGATACGCAAGGCGCGCCGCTGCAAGGCGCGGCGATCTCGCTCGCTGGCACGACGCGCGGCGCCATCGTCCGCAGCGACGGTTCGTACCGCCTCACGGCACCCGTGGGCCGCTACGAAATTCGCGCACGCCTGCTCGGCTACACTCCACACTCGGATTCGGTCACGGTGAGTGCGGGAGGCGCAGTTACGAAGTCGTTCACGCTCGATCGCGCCGCGACGAGCCTCGAGGCGGTCTCCGTCATTGGCACGCGCGGCGAGGAGCGCACGGTCATCGACGCCCCCGTTCCGATCGACGTGCTGTCGTCGCTCGAGGTTCGATCGACGGGGCGGACCGAGACGTCGCAGATGATTCAGGCGCTCGCGCCCTCCTTCAACGTGCCCCGCACGACGCTCGGTGACGCGACCGATAACGTTCGGCCAGCAACGCTGCGCGGCCTCTCGCCCGATCAGGCGCTCGTGCTCGTCAATGGCAAGCGGCGCCACGTGAGCGCAGTCGTCAACATCAATGGTTTCGTTGGACGTGGATCCGAGGCAGTGGATCTCAATGCGATTCCCGCGGGGATGATCGATCACATCGAGATTCTGCGCGACGGCGCCGCGGCGCAGTACGGGTCCGACGCGATCGCCGGTGTGATCAACATCGTCCTCAAGTCGACCGCGCCGGGCGACATCACGGGGCAGGTAGGCGAGTATTCGACCGAGGAGCCGCAGGTCGCGAACTTCACCTCGCCGACTTACAAGCATGACGGGAAGCTCTTCTACGCGAACGCCGACCACGGATGGACCTTCGGCCAGAACGGATACGTCTTTCTCGGCGGCGAAATTCGTGATCGCGGTTATACCAATCGCGCCGCGCCCGACACGCGTATTCAGTATTTCCAAAACCAACAGCCGAATAATCCCGATCTCCCGGTCCCAGGCGGGGTCGACTTCAAGATCGGCGATTCGTATCAGCACGACGATCTTGGATGGCTGAACGCCGGGACGACCCTCGCGAACGGCATACAGCTCTACGCCTTTGGCGGGCTGTCACACAATTTCGGCGACGCGTTCGGATTCTGGAGACGCCCGCGCGACGCGAACAACTTCCGCGCCATCTATCCGAATGGCTTCCTTCCCGAGGAGCAGCCCGTCATCTGGGACGGCTCCGGTTTCGTCGGCATGAAGGGCCAGGCGTTAGGCTGGGACTATGATCTCAGCACCGGTTACGGGCGCGACGTATTCGATATGCATATTGTCAACAGCGTCAACGTTTCCCTTGGCAGCGCGTCGCCGACGAGCTTCTACGCGGGGCAGCTGGCGTTCGGCCAGTCGACGACGAATCTCGACGTCTTCCGCGATTTCAAGCCCGGATTCGCACCACTGCATGCCGCGTGGGGCCTCGAGCTCCGCGACGATCAGTACAAGGTTGGTGCGGGTCAGCTCGAGTCGTACGAGATCGGCACGGTGCACATCATTGACTCGACGGGCGCACAGACCACCGCGCCGGCGGCTGCTGGCTCGCAGGTGTATCCTGGATACCAGCCACAAGACGCCGGCAATCACTCGCGCACGAACGTCGCTGGCTATGTCGATCTCTCGAGCGACCTGACGTCAAAGCTCCTCATCGACCTCGCCGGCCGCGCCGAGCATTACAGCGACTTTGGCAGTACGACGACGGGAAAGATCGCGGGGCGCTACGAGCCGATTCATGGGGTCGCCTTCCGCGGTGCGGTGAGCTCCGGCTTCCGCGCGCCGTCGTTAGGTCAGGAATACTTCTCGAACACCGCGATCAACTTCGTCGGCAATCCTGCCGTTCCCGTCGAGATTCGAACGTTCCCGGTCTCGAGCCCCGTAGCGCAGATCCTGCACGCGAAGCCATTGCGGCCGGAAAAATCGATGAACTACAGCGCCGGCGTCGCGCTCGAGCCGCTGCGCAGTCTCTCGTTGACGGTCGATTACTATCGCATCGATCTGAAGGATCGCATCGCTCTCTCGAACAACTTCACGAGCACTGCGGTCATCGACACGCTTTCAGCGCACGGCGTGACCGACGTTCAGGGCGCGCGGTACTTCACCAACGCCGTCGACTCACGGACGAATGGACTCGACGTGATCGGCAGCTACGGTTGGTCATTGACGCGGACGGCACTCCTGCGCCTAACGGCGGCGTACAATGGCAACTGGACGCGTGTCACGCGCGTCGATTCTTCGGCGATCCTTCCGGGCCAGGGGAATGCGCTCTTCAGCCGCGTCGACCAGGCGCGTCTCGAGAAAGGCAACCCGCGCAACAACGTCGTCCTGTCGGCAAACCTCGGCGTCGGCCGCTTCGGCATCGATCTGCGCAACCAGCGCTTCGGAGAGGTCACGTCGTTCGGCACGACCCCCGCCGGCGATCAAACGTGGTCGCCGAAGTGGGTAACCGACGCTTCCGTCAGCTACGGCCCGGTGACCCACGCGACGATCACGTTAGGCTCGGACAATATTTTCAATGCGTATCCGGACGCCACGATCACTCCGAACACGAATTCGGGGATTCTTCCGTATAGTGGCATATCGCCCTTCGGCATCAACGGGCGGTTTGTCTACGCTAAGCTTGCTTACGGTTGGTAG